One stretch of Arachis hypogaea cultivar Tifrunner chromosome 20, arahy.Tifrunner.gnm2.J5K5, whole genome shotgun sequence DNA includes these proteins:
- the LOC112786766 gene encoding pentatricopeptide repeat-containing protein At4g13650 isoform X2 — MEERGLRANSQTFLWLLEGCINYGSFSDGLKLHGKILKMGFYSEQVLCDRLIDLYLKFGDLKGAVKVFEDMRVRPLSCWNKIIHRFVVEKFNCHVLSLFQQMMKEEAKPDEKTFAGVLRACSADVPFYYVEQIHARTITHGYETSPWICNPLIDLYFKNNFVNSARKVFDDIQKKDSVSWVAMISGLSQCGYEQEAIHLFCQMHTSGFCLTPYIFSSVLSACTKIGFFYFGEQLHSLALKQGFSKEIYVCNALVTLYSRLGNLISAEQIFNTMLERDGVSYNSLISGLAQQGYGDRALKLFKKMHLDSLKPDCVTVASLLSACASVRDILKGRQLHSYVIKAGMSSDIILEGSLLDLYVKCSDIETAHDFFLTTESENVVLWNMMLVAYGQLDNLTDSAQIFTQMQMEGIVPNQFTYPSILRTCTSLGALDLGEQIHTQVLKTGFQFNVYVSSVLIDMYAKHGELVTALKILRRIKEKDVVSWTAMIAGYAQHGMFTEALNLFEEMQDQGIQSDNIGFASAISACAGIQALDQGRQIHAQSCVSGYSDDLSIGNALVSLYARCGKVREAYIAFDKIFAKDNISWNSLVSGFSRSGYYEEALKLFAQMNKAGQEINSFTFGSAVSAAANVTNVKLGKQIHAMIKKTGYDSESEVSNVLITLYSKCGSIDDAKRQFFEMNEKNEVSWNAIITAYSQHGKGFEALSLFEDMKQLGVLPNHVTFVGVLSACSHVGLVDEGISYFKSMSEVHNLIPKPEHYACIVDLLGRSGLLSRARRFIEEMPIQPDAMIWRTLLSACIVHKNIDIGEFAARHLLELEPKDSATYVLLSNMYAVTGKWGCRDRTRQIMKDRGVKKEPGRSWIEVNNSVHAFFVGDQKHPRADMIYEYLRDLNEQAAQIGYVSQHNNLLSEAERGQRDPTQIIHSEKLAIAFGLLSLSSSTPIRVFKNLRVCGDCHSWIKYVSVTTNRAIIVRDAYRFHHFEGGVCSCKDYW, encoded by the coding sequence ATGGAAGAACGTGGCCTTCGTGCAAATTCACAAACCTTTCTGTGGTTGTTAGAAGGATGTATTAATTATGGATCATTTTCTGATGGTTTGAAGCTTCACGGGAAAATTCTAAAGATGGGTTTTTATTCAGAGCAGGTGTTGTGTGATCGGCTGATCGATTTGTATCTCAAATTTGGTGATTTGAAAGGTGCAGTCAAGGTTTTTGAAGATATGCGTGTTAGACCTCTGTCTTGTTGGAATAAGATTATTCATAGATTTGTTGTGGAGAAATTTAATTGTCACGTTCTAAGTTTGTTTCAGCAAATGATGAAGGAAGAGGCGAAGCCTGACGAGAAGACTTTTGCAGGGGTTTTGAGGGCATGTAGTGCTGATGTTCCTTTCTATTATGTGGAGCAAATACATGCCAGGACCATAACTCATGGTTATGAAACCAGTCCATGGATATGTAACCCTCTGAttgatttatattttaagaaCAACTTTGTAAATTCTGCTAGGAAGGTCTTTGATGATATACAGAAGAAGGATAGTGTTTCTTGGGTTGCTATGATCTCTGGTTTATCGCAATGTGGCTATGAACAAGAAGCCATTCATCTTTTTTGCCAGATGCATACATCAGGATTCTGCCTTACCCCGTATATATTTTCGAGTGTTCTAAGTGCCTGTACAAAaataggatttttttattttggagagCAGCTCCATAGCCTTGCTCTGAAGCAGGGATTCTCGAAGGAAATATATGTCTGCAATGCCCTTGTGACGTTGTATTCTCGATTGGGGAATTTGATATCTGCGGAACAGATTTTCAATACAATGTTAGAGAGGGATGGAGTTTCATATAATTCACTCATCTCAGGTCTAGCTCAACAAGGATATGGTGACAGGGCTTTAAAGTTGTTTAAGAAAATGCATCTCGATAGCCTCAAGCCAGACTGTGTCACAGTTGCAAGTCTTTTGAGTGCCTGTGCATCAGTCAGAGATATTCTGAAAGGAAGACAACTCCACTCATATGTAATAAAGGCAGGAATGTCGTCAGACATAATCCTGGAAGGTTCACTTCTTGATCTTTATGTTAAATGCTCGGATATAGAAACTGCCCATGATTTTTTCCTGACAACAGAATCAGAAAATGTGGTGCTGTGGAATATGATGCTCGTGGCTTATGGTCAGTTAGACAATCTAACTGATTCAGCTCAAATATTTACACAGATGCAGATGGAAGGCATTGTACCTAATCAGTTTACATATCCAAGTATTTTGAGGACTTGCACCTCGTTGGGAGCCCTTGATCTAGGAGAACAGATTCATACTCAAGTGCTTAAAACTGGCTTTCAGTTCAATGTATATGTTTCAAGCGTCCTTATTGACATGTATGCTAAACATGGAGAACTAGTTACTGCCTTGAAAATCCTTAggagaataaaagagaaagatgTTGTTTCATGGACAGCCATGATTGCTGGTTATGCACAGCATGGTATGTTTACTGAAGCTCTTAACCTCTTTGAAGAAATGCAAGATCAAGGGATTCAATCTGATAATATAGGATTTGCAAGTGCAATTAGTGCATGTGCAGGTATCCAAGCACTTGATCAAGGACGGCAGATTCATGCACAATCATGTGTCTCTGGTTATTCTGATGATCTTTCAATTGGTAATGCACTTGTTAGTCTTTATGCTAGGTGTGGGAAAGTACGAGAAGCATATATTGCTTTCGATAAAATATTTGCCAAAGACAATATATCATGGAACTCATTGGTGTCAGGTTTTTCACGAAGTGGATATTACGAAGAAGCACTGAAACTATTTGCTCAGATGAATAAAGCTGGACAGGAAATCAATTCATTCACATTTGGCTCTGCAGTTAGTGCTGCTGCCAATGTTACTAATGTTAAACTAGGGAAGCAGATTCATGCCATGATTAAAAAAACTGGTTATGATTCAGAAAGCGAGGTTTCTAATGTTTTAATCACGTTATATTCAAAATGTGGTAGCATTGATGATGCTAAGAGGCAGTTCTTTGAaatgaatgaaaagaatgaggtttCTTGGAATGCTATAATTACAGCTTATTCTCAACATGGCAAAGGATTTGAAGCTCTAAGCCTTTTTGAGGATATGAAACAGCTTGGTGTATTGCCAAATCATGTTACCTTCGTTGGAGTTTTGTCTGCATGTAGCCATGTGGGTTTGGTGGATGAGGGAATTAGCTACTTCAAATCAATGAGTGAAGTACACAATTTAATTCCAAAGCCTGAACATTATGCATGTATCGTGGATCTTCTTGGGCGGTCTGGTCTTTTAAGTCGTGCAAGGAGATTTATAGAGGAGATGCCAATTCAACCAGATGCAATGATCTGGAGGACCCTTCTAAGTGCATGTATTGTTCATAAGAATATTGATATTGGAGAGTTTGCTGCAAGACATCTTCTAGAACTGGAACCCAAAGATTCAGCAACATATGTTCTGCTTTCAAATATGTACGCAGTGACTGGAAAATGGGGTTGTAGGGATCGGACAAGGCAAATTATGAAAGATAGGGGGGTCAAGAAGGAGCCTGGTCGAAGTTGGATAGAGGTTAACAATTCAGTTCATGCATTTTTTGTTGGTGATCAGAAACACCCTCGTGCGGATATGATATACGAGTATCTCAGAGATCTGAATGAACAGGCGGCTCAAATCGGTTATGTGTCGCAACACAATAACCTTTTGAGTGAGGCAGAGCGAGGTCAAAGGGATCCAACGCAAATTATTCACAGTGAAAAACTGGCTATTGCTTTTGGATTGCTTAGTTTGTCTAGCTCCACTCCCATCCGGGTTTTCAAAAACCTACGTGTTTGTGGCGATTGCCACAGCTGGATTAAGTATGTTTCCGTGACAACGAATCGTGCTATTATTGTAAGAGATGCTTATCGCTTTCATCATTTTGAAGGTGGTGTTTGTTCGTGTAAAGATTATTGGTAA
- the LOC112786766 gene encoding pentatricopeptide repeat-containing protein At4g13650 isoform X1: MLPSPLSLRGFFFTCPKSYSFPRKCMHQFCPNPIPKNCKLLSGAVSLAAFNNTVVSYVNGYDELPERKGEEAGSEGFDFLHLMEERGLRANSQTFLWLLEGCINYGSFSDGLKLHGKILKMGFYSEQVLCDRLIDLYLKFGDLKGAVKVFEDMRVRPLSCWNKIIHRFVVEKFNCHVLSLFQQMMKEEAKPDEKTFAGVLRACSADVPFYYVEQIHARTITHGYETSPWICNPLIDLYFKNNFVNSARKVFDDIQKKDSVSWVAMISGLSQCGYEQEAIHLFCQMHTSGFCLTPYIFSSVLSACTKIGFFYFGEQLHSLALKQGFSKEIYVCNALVTLYSRLGNLISAEQIFNTMLERDGVSYNSLISGLAQQGYGDRALKLFKKMHLDSLKPDCVTVASLLSACASVRDILKGRQLHSYVIKAGMSSDIILEGSLLDLYVKCSDIETAHDFFLTTESENVVLWNMMLVAYGQLDNLTDSAQIFTQMQMEGIVPNQFTYPSILRTCTSLGALDLGEQIHTQVLKTGFQFNVYVSSVLIDMYAKHGELVTALKILRRIKEKDVVSWTAMIAGYAQHGMFTEALNLFEEMQDQGIQSDNIGFASAISACAGIQALDQGRQIHAQSCVSGYSDDLSIGNALVSLYARCGKVREAYIAFDKIFAKDNISWNSLVSGFSRSGYYEEALKLFAQMNKAGQEINSFTFGSAVSAAANVTNVKLGKQIHAMIKKTGYDSESEVSNVLITLYSKCGSIDDAKRQFFEMNEKNEVSWNAIITAYSQHGKGFEALSLFEDMKQLGVLPNHVTFVGVLSACSHVGLVDEGISYFKSMSEVHNLIPKPEHYACIVDLLGRSGLLSRARRFIEEMPIQPDAMIWRTLLSACIVHKNIDIGEFAARHLLELEPKDSATYVLLSNMYAVTGKWGCRDRTRQIMKDRGVKKEPGRSWIEVNNSVHAFFVGDQKHPRADMIYEYLRDLNEQAAQIGYVSQHNNLLSEAERGQRDPTQIIHSEKLAIAFGLLSLSSSTPIRVFKNLRVCGDCHSWIKYVSVTTNRAIIVRDAYRFHHFEGGVCSCKDYW, from the exons ATGCTTccttcccccctctctctccGAGGGTTCTTCTTCACATGCCCCAAATCCTATTCTTTCCCGAGGAAATGTATGCATCAATTTTGCCCCAACCCCATTCCAAAGAACTGTAAG CTACTAAGCGGAGCAGTGAGTTTAGCTGCCTTCAACAACACTGTAGTGAGCTATGTGAATGGCTATGATGAACTTCCTGAGAGGAAAGGTGAAGAAGCGGGTTCGGAGGGATTTGACTTCTTGCATCTCATGGAAGAACGTGGCCTTCGTGCAAATTCACAAACCTTTCTGTGGTTGTTAGAAGGATGTATTAATTATGGATCATTTTCTGATGGTTTGAAGCTTCACGGGAAAATTCTAAAGATGGGTTTTTATTCAGAGCAGGTGTTGTGTGATCGGCTGATCGATTTGTATCTCAAATTTGGTGATTTGAAAGGTGCAGTCAAGGTTTTTGAAGATATGCGTGTTAGACCTCTGTCTTGTTGGAATAAGATTATTCATAGATTTGTTGTGGAGAAATTTAATTGTCACGTTCTAAGTTTGTTTCAGCAAATGATGAAGGAAGAGGCGAAGCCTGACGAGAAGACTTTTGCAGGGGTTTTGAGGGCATGTAGTGCTGATGTTCCTTTCTATTATGTGGAGCAAATACATGCCAGGACCATAACTCATGGTTATGAAACCAGTCCATGGATATGTAACCCTCTGAttgatttatattttaagaaCAACTTTGTAAATTCTGCTAGGAAGGTCTTTGATGATATACAGAAGAAGGATAGTGTTTCTTGGGTTGCTATGATCTCTGGTTTATCGCAATGTGGCTATGAACAAGAAGCCATTCATCTTTTTTGCCAGATGCATACATCAGGATTCTGCCTTACCCCGTATATATTTTCGAGTGTTCTAAGTGCCTGTACAAAaataggatttttttattttggagagCAGCTCCATAGCCTTGCTCTGAAGCAGGGATTCTCGAAGGAAATATATGTCTGCAATGCCCTTGTGACGTTGTATTCTCGATTGGGGAATTTGATATCTGCGGAACAGATTTTCAATACAATGTTAGAGAGGGATGGAGTTTCATATAATTCACTCATCTCAGGTCTAGCTCAACAAGGATATGGTGACAGGGCTTTAAAGTTGTTTAAGAAAATGCATCTCGATAGCCTCAAGCCAGACTGTGTCACAGTTGCAAGTCTTTTGAGTGCCTGTGCATCAGTCAGAGATATTCTGAAAGGAAGACAACTCCACTCATATGTAATAAAGGCAGGAATGTCGTCAGACATAATCCTGGAAGGTTCACTTCTTGATCTTTATGTTAAATGCTCGGATATAGAAACTGCCCATGATTTTTTCCTGACAACAGAATCAGAAAATGTGGTGCTGTGGAATATGATGCTCGTGGCTTATGGTCAGTTAGACAATCTAACTGATTCAGCTCAAATATTTACACAGATGCAGATGGAAGGCATTGTACCTAATCAGTTTACATATCCAAGTATTTTGAGGACTTGCACCTCGTTGGGAGCCCTTGATCTAGGAGAACAGATTCATACTCAAGTGCTTAAAACTGGCTTTCAGTTCAATGTATATGTTTCAAGCGTCCTTATTGACATGTATGCTAAACATGGAGAACTAGTTACTGCCTTGAAAATCCTTAggagaataaaagagaaagatgTTGTTTCATGGACAGCCATGATTGCTGGTTATGCACAGCATGGTATGTTTACTGAAGCTCTTAACCTCTTTGAAGAAATGCAAGATCAAGGGATTCAATCTGATAATATAGGATTTGCAAGTGCAATTAGTGCATGTGCAGGTATCCAAGCACTTGATCAAGGACGGCAGATTCATGCACAATCATGTGTCTCTGGTTATTCTGATGATCTTTCAATTGGTAATGCACTTGTTAGTCTTTATGCTAGGTGTGGGAAAGTACGAGAAGCATATATTGCTTTCGATAAAATATTTGCCAAAGACAATATATCATGGAACTCATTGGTGTCAGGTTTTTCACGAAGTGGATATTACGAAGAAGCACTGAAACTATTTGCTCAGATGAATAAAGCTGGACAGGAAATCAATTCATTCACATTTGGCTCTGCAGTTAGTGCTGCTGCCAATGTTACTAATGTTAAACTAGGGAAGCAGATTCATGCCATGATTAAAAAAACTGGTTATGATTCAGAAAGCGAGGTTTCTAATGTTTTAATCACGTTATATTCAAAATGTGGTAGCATTGATGATGCTAAGAGGCAGTTCTTTGAaatgaatgaaaagaatgaggtttCTTGGAATGCTATAATTACAGCTTATTCTCAACATGGCAAAGGATTTGAAGCTCTAAGCCTTTTTGAGGATATGAAACAGCTTGGTGTATTGCCAAATCATGTTACCTTCGTTGGAGTTTTGTCTGCATGTAGCCATGTGGGTTTGGTGGATGAGGGAATTAGCTACTTCAAATCAATGAGTGAAGTACACAATTTAATTCCAAAGCCTGAACATTATGCATGTATCGTGGATCTTCTTGGGCGGTCTGGTCTTTTAAGTCGTGCAAGGAGATTTATAGAGGAGATGCCAATTCAACCAGATGCAATGATCTGGAGGACCCTTCTAAGTGCATGTATTGTTCATAAGAATATTGATATTGGAGAGTTTGCTGCAAGACATCTTCTAGAACTGGAACCCAAAGATTCAGCAACATATGTTCTGCTTTCAAATATGTACGCAGTGACTGGAAAATGGGGTTGTAGGGATCGGACAAGGCAAATTATGAAAGATAGGGGGGTCAAGAAGGAGCCTGGTCGAAGTTGGATAGAGGTTAACAATTCAGTTCATGCATTTTTTGTTGGTGATCAGAAACACCCTCGTGCGGATATGATATACGAGTATCTCAGAGATCTGAATGAACAGGCGGCTCAAATCGGTTATGTGTCGCAACACAATAACCTTTTGAGTGAGGCAGAGCGAGGTCAAAGGGATCCAACGCAAATTATTCACAGTGAAAAACTGGCTATTGCTTTTGGATTGCTTAGTTTGTCTAGCTCCACTCCCATCCGGGTTTTCAAAAACCTACGTGTTTGTGGCGATTGCCACAGCTGGATTAAGTATGTTTCCGTGACAACGAATCGTGCTATTATTGTAAGAGATGCTTATCGCTTTCATCATTTTGAAGGTGGTGTTTGTTCGTGTAAAGATTATTGGTAA
- the LOC112786768 gene encoding NADPH-dependent aldehyde reductase-like protein, chloroplastic, whose protein sequence is MASPAQGQGGTTSSSTQTQTLPFPLPLQDRVAIVTGSSRGIGRQIALHLSSLGARLVLNYSSSNSSPADSLAAQINATSASSALPQAIVVRADISDPTQVRHLFDSAENAFNLPVHILVNSAGTLDPKQPSIADTSDESFDHVFAVNARGAFLCAREAANRLKRGGGGRIILLSSSQVAALRPGFGAYTASKAAVEAMTKILAKELKGTGITANCVAPGPIATELFFSSRTEEQVQKLIEESPMQRLGETKDVAPLVGFLASDAGEWVNGQVIRVNGGYV, encoded by the coding sequence ATGGCTTCACCAGCACAGGGACAGGGCGGTACTACTTCTTCTTCCACACAAACCCAAACTCTTCCGTTTCCTCTTCCACTGCAAGATAGGGTGGCTATAGTGACTGGCTCCTCACGTGGAATCGGTCGTCAAATCGCCCTCCACCTCTCTTCACTCGGAGCCCGACTCGTACTCAACTACTCCTCTTCCAACTCCTCCCCAGCCGACTCACTCGCCGCCCAAATCAACGCTACGTCCGCCTCCTCTGCGCTCCCGCAAGCCATCGTAGTCCGCGCTGACATCTCCGACCCCACTCAGGTCCGGCACCTCTTCGACTCCGCCGAGAACGCCTTCAACTTGCCGGTTCACATCCTCGTCAACTCCGCCGGAACCCTAGATCCCAAGCAGCCCTCCATCGCCGACACCTCCGACGAGAGCTTCGACCATGTCTTCGCCGTGAACGCCAGGGGCGCCTTCCTGTGCGCGCGGGAGGCGGCGAACCGGCTGAAACGCGGCGGCGGGGGGCGGATCATACTGTTGTCTTCGTCGCAGGTGGCGGCACTAAGGCCGGGGTTTGGCGCGTACACGGCCTCAAAGGCGGCAGTGGAGGCGATGACGAAGATCCTGGCGAAGGAGCTGAAGGGGACCGGGATCACCGCGAATTGCGTGGCGCCGGGGCCGATCGCGACGGAGTTGTTCTTCAGTAGCAGGACGGAGGAGCAGGTTCAGAAGCTGATTGAGGAGTCGCCGATGCAGAGACTTGGGGAGACCAAGGATGTGGCTCCTCTGGTTGGGTTTCTGGCCTCTGATGCTGGCGAATGGGTCAACGGTCAGGTTATTCGAGTCAACGGCGGTTACGTGTAA